In the Terriglobus sp. RCC_193 genome, GCTCATGCGTGCGGCTCCTGCTGGTTCTTGCTGTGGCGTACCTGCATTTACAGGCACGCCATGGTTTCCTATGTAGTTCGTTAAGAAAGCTAATTCGTCACGGCGCCAAGGCTGGCCGAGCTTACCGTGTTGGCATACTTGGAAAAGACGCCGCGCTTGTAACGTGGTTCAGGCTCCTTGAAACCTGCCTTGCGCTTTGCCAGTTCTTCATCGCTAATCTCAACTCGAAGCTGCCGATTATTGATGTCGAACGTGATCAGGTCGCCTTCCTGCACAAACGCAATGGGGCCGGCATCATAAGCTTCCGGAGCAACGTGTCCTGCCATCAGGCCGCGTGTCGCGCCAGAGAAACGTCCATCGGTCAGCAGCGCAACGGTTTCGCTTAGTTCTGGAATACCCTTGATCGCGGCAGTCACGGCGAGCATTTCACGCATGCCCGGTCCGCCCTTCGGACCTTCGTAGCGAATCACGCAGACATCGTTCGGCTTGATTTCGCCACGCTCCACCGCAGCGAAGCAATCATCTTCACGATCAAAGATGCGTGCCGGGCCCTGATGGAAGAGACGATTGTGGCCTGCCACTTTGATCACGCAACCTTCAGGAGCAAGATTGCCCTTCAGGATGACCAGACCGCCAGTTTCCTTGAGAGGCTTGTCAATGGGATAGATCACAGGCTGGCCCGGTGTTTCATGGGCGGCCTTCGCTTCCTCGCGGATCGACTTGCCGGTCACGGTGATGTTGTTGCCGTCAATCAAACCGGCATCCAGCAGTCGCTGTGCCAGCACGCGCGAGCCGCCTGCATCCTGGTAATCCTTTGCGGCATACTTGCCGCCGGGCGACAGATCGCAGATGTGCGGTGTGCGCTCGTTGATGGCGTTGAAGTCATCAATGGTGAAGGGGATCTTGTACTCGTGCGCAATGGCCAGCAGATGCAGCACAGCATTGGTGCTGCCACCGCTGGCGCAGACTGCGGCATAGGCATCTTCAATCGCCTTGCGCGTCACAATCTGCGAAGGCTTCAGGTTCTTGCGTGCCAGATCCATCACCAGACGTCCGGCTTCACGCGAGGCCGCAGCCTTCTCCGGCGACATCGCAGGAACCCCCGTGATCTGGATCGGCGAGATGCCGAGAAATTCGCCAGCCATCGCCATGGTGTTTGCAGTGAACTGTCCACCGCAGGCGCCGGGGCCGGGACATGCAGCAGCTTCTACAGCTTCGAGCTGATCGTCGTTAATGGTGCCAGCAGCGTGCGAGCCGATGGCTTCAAACACGCTGAGAATGGTGATTTCCTTCACCGTGCCATCCGGCTGCGGCAGCTTGCCCGGTGCAATGCTACCGCCGTAGAGCATGAGGCCGGGAATGTCGAGGCGTCCCAGCGCCATGATGGCGGCGGGCATGTTCTTATCGCAGCCCGCAATGCAAACCAGACCATCAAAGCTATTGGCGCGCGCAACGAGTTCAATGGAGTCGGCGATGACTTCACGCGACACCAGCGAAGCCTTCATGCCCTCAGTGCCCATGGTGATGCCGTCATGCACGGTGATGGTGTTGAACTCCATCGGTGTGCCGCCTGCTTCGCGAATGCCTTGCTTTACGGCCTCAGACACCTGACGCAGGTGAAAGTTACACGGACCTACTTCGGTCCACGTGTTGGCAATACCGATGATGGGCTTATGCAGGTCTTCCTTGGAAAAACCAACGGAACGGAAATAGCTGCGCGCAGCCGCGCGATTTGGTCCTTCGGTAAGGATGACGGAATTACGTTTGCCGGGATCGAGTTCGTTGCTCAATGTTTTCTCACTTTGTTACGAAACAGTTGTCGTTTCAGGCTCTTCGATTACGCAGTCACAAGACAGTAGCTGACCATGACACCGAGGGCACTCTTCGATATCACAGCCGATGTGGTGATAATTACCAGGAAGCACTGCACAATCTCCACATCGACGTCTTAGAACTCCATCTGGATCGGGCTTCATAGTTGGATCAAGTTCGTCACCATACTTCACTGGAGCCATAGCGCCATCAGCCGTGGGAATGGCAGGAGGAATACAACCTGCAGCTTCATGCATTTCCTGATTGCAGTGTTTACAGATTGCCATTTCGTTACCTTACCTATGCAGCGGAAGTTTTCGGCGCGGACCAGAATTCGTTATCGTGCTTTGCTTCAAAGTCGTTCAGCGCATCCACGTGACGCAGTGTCAGACCAATGTCATCGAGTCCATTCAGCAGGCAATACTTGCGGAAGGGGGCAATGTCAAAGTGTGCAGAGAAGCCATGCTCGTCCGTGACCGTCTGTGCTTCCAGATTCACTGTGACCTTGTTGTTGGGGTCTTCCGTGCAATGCGTCATCAGCGCGGTCACATCTTCTTCGCTCAGGCGTACCAGGATGATGCCGTTTTTGCCCGCGTTGGAATAGAAAATGTCTGCGAAAGTGGGTGCAATCACAGCGCGAAAGCCGTATTGGAAGATGGCCCATGCAGCATGTTCGCGCGACGAACCGCAGCCGAAGTTCTTCTCCGCAATCAGAATCTGCGCACCTTGGTGCTCTGGTTTGTTCAGCACAAAGTTCTTATTCGGCGAAACATCATCAGGAACGTCCAGGTTGTAACGCCAGTCATAGAACAGGAAGTCGCCATAGCCTGTTCGTTCAATGCGCTTCAGGAACTGCTTCGGAATAATCTGGTCCGTGTCGATGTTCGGCAGCGGCAACGGTACGGCCTTGCTGGTAAGTACATTGATCGGCTCCATTAGCGCGCCTCCTTCTTCCACTTGCGAATATCGGTGAAGTGCCCGGTGATCGCGGCAACAGCAGCCATCTCCGGCGATACAAGATGCGTACGACCACCGCGTCCCTGGCGGCCTTCGAAGTTGCGGTTCGAAGTGGAGGCGCAACGTTCGCCGGGCTGCAGAATATCCGGGTTCATGCCCAGGCACATGGAACAACCGGGCTCGCGCCACTCAAAACCCGCTTCCTTGAAGATGGTGTCCAAACCTTCTTCTTCGGCCTGCTTCTTCACATGCTGCGAACCGGGAACGACCATCGCACGAACCTTCGTGGCAATGTGATGTCCCTTGACCACCTCAGCGGCGGCGCGCAGATCTTCAATGCGGCCATTGGTGCAGGAGCCAAGAAAGACAGTGTCAATCTTGATCTCTTCCATCGGCGTGCCCGGCTTCAGGTCCATGTATTCGTAAGCCTTGGCAAAGCTCTTGCGATCAGCCTCGGTCGGCGCTTCCTCCAGCGTTGGTACTTTGCCATCAATGGTGGCGTGCATGCCCGGCGATGTTCCCCAGGTCACTGCAGGAGCGAGTGTCGCGGCATCGATAAACAATTCGCGATCAAAGACAGCGCCTTCATCGGTAGGCAGCGTCTTCCAGTGCGCCAAAGCTTCTTCCCACGCCTTGCCTTCGGGAGAGAAGCGGCGACCTTTCAGGTACGCAAAGGTCTTCTCATCGGGAGCAATCATGCCAGCGCGCGCGCCAGCTTCAATGCTCATGTTGCACACCGTCATGCGGCCTTCCATGCTGAGCGCGCGGATAGCGGAACCTGCATACTCAATCGCGTAGCCGGTCGCGCCGTCGGTGCCAATGCGGCCAATGATGTCCAGAATGATGTCCTTCGCCGTAACACCGAAAGGCAGCTCGCCATCCACGGTAATGCGGAACGTCTTTGGCTTGGGCTGTGACAGTGTTTGCGTGGCCATCACGTGTTCCACTTCGCTGGTGCCAATACCGAAGGCCAGCGCGCCGAAAGCACCATGCGTCGACGTATGCGAATCGCCGCAGACAATCGTCATACCCGGCTTGGTCGCGCCCAGTTCCGGCCCGATCATGTGCACAATGCCTTGCGAAGCATCCTGCACATCGAAGAACTCAATGCCAAACTCCGCGCAGTTCTTGCGCAAT is a window encoding:
- the ilvD gene encoding dihydroxy-acid dehydratase, whose amino-acid sequence is MSNELDPGKRNSVILTEGPNRAAARSYFRSVGFSKEDLHKPIIGIANTWTEVGPCNFHLRQVSEAVKQGIREAGGTPMEFNTITVHDGITMGTEGMKASLVSREVIADSIELVARANSFDGLVCIAGCDKNMPAAIMALGRLDIPGLMLYGGSIAPGKLPQPDGTVKEITILSVFEAIGSHAAGTINDDQLEAVEAAACPGPGACGGQFTANTMAMAGEFLGISPIQITGVPAMSPEKAAASREAGRLVMDLARKNLKPSQIVTRKAIEDAYAAVCASGGSTNAVLHLLAIAHEYKIPFTIDDFNAINERTPHICDLSPGGKYAAKDYQDAGGSRVLAQRLLDAGLIDGNNITVTGKSIREEAKAAHETPGQPVIYPIDKPLKETGGLVILKGNLAPEGCVIKVAGHNRLFHQGPARIFDREDDCFAAVERGEIKPNDVCVIRYEGPKGGPGMREMLAVTAAIKGIPELSETVALLTDGRFSGATRGLMAGHVAPEAYDAGPIAFVQEGDLITFDINNRQLRVEISDEELAKRKAGFKEPEPRYKRGVFSKYANTVSSASLGAVTN
- the leuD gene encoding 3-isopropylmalate dehydratase small subunit, encoding MEPINVLTSKAVPLPLPNIDTDQIIPKQFLKRIERTGYGDFLFYDWRYNLDVPDDVSPNKNFVLNKPEHQGAQILIAEKNFGCGSSREHAAWAIFQYGFRAVIAPTFADIFYSNAGKNGIILVRLSEEDVTALMTHCTEDPNNKVTVNLEAQTVTDEHGFSAHFDIAPFRKYCLLNGLDDIGLTLRHVDALNDFEAKHDNEFWSAPKTSAA
- the leuC gene encoding 3-isopropylmalate dehydratase large subunit, coding for MSAPKTLFEKVWQQHLVAEPEGEPAILYVDLQLVHEVTSPQAFDGLRMTGRKLRRPDRHIATVDHNVPTTSAADRLVIADQISAAQVNALRKNCAEFGIEFFDVQDASQGIVHMIGPELGATKPGMTIVCGDSHTSTHGAFGALAFGIGTSEVEHVMATQTLSQPKPKTFRITVDGELPFGVTAKDIILDIIGRIGTDGATGYAIEYAGSAIRALSMEGRMTVCNMSIEAGARAGMIAPDEKTFAYLKGRRFSPEGKAWEEALAHWKTLPTDEGAVFDRELFIDAATLAPAVTWGTSPGMHATIDGKVPTLEEAPTEADRKSFAKAYEYMDLKPGTPMEEIKIDTVFLGSCTNGRIEDLRAAAEVVKGHHIATKVRAMVVPGSQHVKKQAEEEGLDTIFKEAGFEWREPGCSMCLGMNPDILQPGERCASTSNRNFEGRQGRGGRTHLVSPEMAAVAAITGHFTDIRKWKKEAR